The Streptomyces sp. NBC_01268 genome window below encodes:
- a CDS encoding cytochrome P450, which yields MTEAVAFPQDRTCPYHPPTAYEPLREERPLSRVTLWDGRPVWAVTGHATARALLSDPRLSTDSTRPDFPLPTERAANLRRSRRAALLGWDDPEHNAQRRMLIPSFTLKRAERLRPRIQSTVDGLLDAMEAAGPPAELVSAFALPVPSIVICDLLGVPYEDHDFFEAQSRRLLRGPTGADAEEALAQLEGYLGDQIERKREKPGEGVLDDLVARQLQDGGPDRQELVQLATILLVAGHETTANMISLGTFTLLRHPERLAELRADPGLVPAAVEELLRFLSIADGLLRVAREDVEIDGTVIRAGEGVVFSTSVINRDSAAYADADALDWARPARHHLAFGFGIHQCLGQNLARAEMEIALGTLLRRLPGLRLAVPAEEIPFKPGDTIQGMLELPVTW from the coding sequence ATGACGGAAGCCGTTGCGTTCCCCCAGGACCGGACCTGCCCCTACCACCCGCCGACCGCCTACGAGCCGCTGCGCGAGGAGCGCCCGCTGTCGCGGGTGACACTCTGGGACGGGCGCCCGGTATGGGCCGTCACCGGACACGCGACCGCCCGCGCACTGCTCTCCGACCCGCGCCTGTCCACCGACTCCACCCGGCCCGATTTCCCCTTGCCGACCGAGCGGGCAGCGAACCTGCGCAGGTCACGGCGGGCCGCACTGCTCGGCTGGGACGACCCCGAGCACAACGCCCAGCGCCGGATGCTGATCCCCAGCTTCACGCTCAAGCGCGCCGAGCGGCTGCGCCCGCGCATCCAGTCGACCGTGGACGGGCTCCTGGACGCGATGGAGGCGGCGGGCCCGCCCGCCGAGCTGGTGAGCGCGTTCGCGCTGCCCGTGCCGTCGATCGTGATCTGCGACCTGCTGGGCGTGCCCTACGAGGACCACGACTTCTTCGAGGCGCAGTCCCGGCGGCTGCTGCGCGGCCCGACGGGCGCGGACGCCGAGGAGGCGCTCGCCCAGTTGGAGGGCTACCTCGGCGACCAGATCGAGCGGAAGCGGGAGAAGCCCGGCGAGGGGGTGCTCGACGACCTGGTGGCCCGGCAGCTCCAGGACGGCGGGCCGGACCGCCAGGAACTGGTGCAGCTGGCCACGATCCTGCTGGTCGCCGGACACGAGACGACCGCGAACATGATCTCGCTCGGTACGTTCACCCTGCTGCGCCACCCCGAGCGGCTGGCCGAGCTGCGGGCCGACCCCGGGCTCGTACCGGCGGCCGTGGAGGAGCTGCTGCGGTTCCTGTCGATCGCGGACGGGCTGTTGCGGGTCGCGCGCGAGGACGTGGAGATCGACGGCACGGTGATCCGCGCGGGCGAGGGGGTGGTGTTCTCCACCTCCGTCATCAACCGGGACTCCGCCGCCTACGCCGACGCCGACGCCCTGGACTGGGCCCGCCCGGCCCGCCACCACCTGGCGTTCGGTTTCGGCATCCACCAGTGCCTGGGACAGAACCTGGCCCGCGCGGAGATGGAGATCGCGCTCGGGACCCTGCTGCGGCGCCTGCCGGGGCTCCGGCTCGCCGTACCCGCCGAGGAGATCCCGTTCAAGCCGGGCGACACGATCCAGGGCATGCTCGAACTCCCTGTCACATGGTGA
- a CDS encoding RICIN domain-containing protein: MPMSSPPLRRPRLGVVVALGAVLCSGLVALAPRTAAAQTAALPTGWATVVNAGSGKCLDARAAATVNGTAVQQYACNGTAAQQWSLTATSDGYVRIGNRNDSAQVVDVSDVSTADNAAVHLWSYGGGLNQQWRAVDDGGGAYRFVNRNSGKCLDVPAASTADGVQLVQYTCNGTAAQRFQVNAADLPPGDVDLGPNVAVFDPSMSSATIQSRLDTIFRAQETNQFGPQRYAVMFKPGTYANDVNVGFYTQVLGLGQSPDAVTINGAVHVEADWFPPQNATQNFWRGAENLSVTPSGGTDRWAVSQASAYRRMHVRGNLELSDGGWSSGGFLADTRIDGQVRSGTQQQWLTRNAQLGSWTGSNWNMVFVGSQGVPGTSFPNPPYTTVDRTPVVREKPFLYVDGTGAYKVFVPATRTDSTATSWAAGVPAGTSLGMDAFFVVKPGASAAQINGALAAGKNLLVTPGVYHLDQTLRVTRPDTVVLGLGLATLVPDNGVTAMTVADVDGVKLAGVLFDAGPVNSPTLLELGPAGSGASHAVNPTSLHDVYFRVGGAAVGKATTSLVVNSDHVIGDHMWIWRADHGTGVGWNTNTADTGLVVNGDDVTMYGLFVEHYQKHQTIWNGNGGRTYFYQNEMPYDPPNQAAWMNGSTQGYAAYKVADSVTSHQAYGLGSYCYFNVNPGVAAERAFEAPANAGVRFRDMVTVSLGGTGTIRHVVNDRGGPSNASTNVANLVTYP, from the coding sequence ATGCCCATGTCCTCCCCACCGCTCCGTCGCCCCCGGCTCGGCGTCGTCGTCGCCCTGGGCGCCGTGCTCTGTTCCGGTCTCGTGGCGCTGGCGCCGCGCACCGCCGCCGCCCAGACCGCCGCGCTGCCCACGGGTTGGGCGACCGTGGTCAACGCCGGCAGCGGAAAGTGCCTGGACGCCCGTGCCGCCGCGACCGTCAACGGGACCGCCGTGCAGCAGTACGCCTGCAACGGCACCGCCGCCCAGCAGTGGAGTCTGACCGCGACCTCGGACGGCTACGTACGGATCGGCAACCGCAACGACTCCGCCCAGGTCGTCGACGTCAGCGACGTCTCCACGGCGGACAACGCCGCCGTGCACCTGTGGAGCTACGGAGGCGGCCTCAACCAGCAGTGGCGGGCCGTCGACGACGGCGGAGGGGCGTACCGGTTCGTGAACCGCAACAGCGGGAAGTGCCTCGACGTCCCCGCCGCGTCCACGGCCGACGGTGTGCAGCTCGTGCAGTACACCTGCAACGGCACGGCGGCCCAGCGCTTCCAGGTGAACGCGGCGGACCTCCCTCCCGGTGACGTCGACCTCGGCCCCAACGTCGCCGTGTTCGACCCCTCGATGTCCTCCGCCACCATCCAGAGCCGCCTCGACACGATCTTCCGGGCCCAGGAGACGAACCAGTTCGGGCCCCAGCGGTACGCCGTGATGTTCAAGCCCGGCACCTATGCCAACGATGTCAACGTGGGCTTCTACACCCAGGTCCTCGGCCTCGGCCAGTCCCCGGACGCGGTGACGATCAACGGCGCGGTGCACGTGGAGGCGGACTGGTTCCCGCCGCAGAACGCCACGCAGAACTTCTGGCGCGGCGCCGAGAACCTCTCGGTCACCCCCTCCGGCGGCACCGACCGCTGGGCGGTCTCGCAGGCTTCGGCCTACCGCCGCATGCACGTCCGCGGCAACCTGGAGCTCAGCGACGGCGGCTGGTCCAGCGGTGGCTTCCTCGCCGACACCAGGATCGACGGCCAGGTCCGCTCGGGGACCCAGCAGCAGTGGCTCACCCGCAACGCCCAGCTCGGCAGCTGGACCGGCTCCAACTGGAACATGGTCTTCGTCGGCAGCCAGGGCGTCCCCGGCACCAGCTTCCCCAACCCGCCGTACACCACGGTCGACCGCACCCCCGTCGTCCGAGAGAAGCCCTTCCTGTACGTGGACGGCACCGGCGCCTACAAGGTGTTCGTGCCCGCCACGCGGACCGACTCCACCGCGACGAGCTGGGCGGCGGGCGTCCCCGCCGGCACCTCGCTCGGCATGGACGCGTTCTTCGTGGTGAAGCCGGGCGCGAGCGCGGCACAGATCAACGGCGCCCTCGCCGCGGGCAAGAACCTGCTGGTGACGCCGGGCGTCTACCACCTCGACCAGACCCTGCGGGTCACCCGCCCCGACACGGTGGTCCTCGGCCTCGGGCTCGCCACCCTCGTCCCTGACAACGGCGTCACCGCCATGACCGTCGCCGACGTCGACGGAGTGAAGCTCGCGGGCGTCCTCTTCGACGCCGGACCGGTGAACTCGCCGACCCTGCTGGAGCTCGGCCCGGCCGGCTCCGGCGCCTCCCACGCGGTGAACCCCACCTCGCTCCACGACGTGTACTTCCGCGTGGGCGGCGCGGCCGTCGGCAAGGCGACCACCAGCCTCGTCGTCAACAGCGACCACGTCATCGGCGACCACATGTGGATCTGGCGCGCCGACCACGGCACCGGCGTCGGCTGGAACACCAACACCGCCGACACCGGACTCGTCGTGAACGGCGACGACGTGACCATGTACGGCCTGTTCGTCGAGCACTACCAGAAGCACCAGACGATCTGGAACGGCAACGGCGGCCGGACGTACTTCTACCAGAACGAGATGCCCTACGACCCGCCGAACCAGGCGGCCTGGATGAACGGCTCCACCCAGGGCTACGCCGCCTACAAGGTCGCGGACTCCGTCACCAGCCACCAGGCCTACGGCCTCGGCAGCTACTGCTACTTCAACGTCAACCCCGGGGTCGCGGCAGAGCGCGCCTTCGAGGCCCCCGCCAACGCCGGGGTCCGCTTCCGCGACATGGTCACCGTCTCCCTCGGCGGCACCGGCACCATCCGCCACGTCGTCAACGACCGCGGCGGCCCCTCCAACGCGAGCACGAACGTCGCCAACCTGGTCACCTACCCCTGA
- a CDS encoding VOC family protein gives MPPLMKLSAITLDCPDPEALAAFYRAVTGLEPHPTSDAEFASLLPQDGPLLGFQRVDAYRAPTWPDQIVPQQLHLCFDVADLEEAEARLLELGAGKPAGQPDEERWRVLTDPAGHPFCIVAV, from the coding sequence ATGCCCCCGCTCATGAAGCTGAGCGCGATCACCCTCGACTGCCCGGACCCCGAGGCCCTGGCGGCCTTCTACCGGGCGGTCACCGGGCTCGAACCCCACCCCACGTCGGACGCCGAGTTCGCGAGCCTCCTGCCGCAGGATGGACCGCTGCTCGGCTTCCAGCGGGTCGACGCCTACCGCGCCCCGACCTGGCCCGACCAGATCGTCCCCCAGCAGCTCCACCTTTGCTTCGACGTCGCCGACCTGGAGGAGGCCGAGGCGCGCCTGCTGGAGCTGGGCGCGGGCAAGCCGGCCGGGCAGCCGGACGAGGAGAGGTGGCGGGTCCTGACCGACCCGGCTGGACACCCCTTCTGCATCGTCGCGGTCTGA
- a CDS encoding alginate lyase family protein: MRSHPHTGPHARPHPHRRARRALAAALLLAVLGALAGLPSAGRAEAAPSAFVHPGVLVSRGQLDFTREQVQAGAQPWKGAYDQMAASKYASLTRTPKPRSVVECGSYSNPNHGCTDEREDALAAYTLSLAWYVTRDSRYARKAIEIMDAWSAVITDHTNSNAPLQTGWAGSSWPRAAEIIRYTYTGWPQDRVDRFKTMLRTVYLPEVANGSQSNGNWELSMTEAAIGIAVFLEDRAAYDKAVAKFRGRVPAYIYLATDGSLPKAAPGSGLDTRDEIVRYWQGQTTFVDGLTQETCRDLTHTGYGLSAISHIAETGRIQGQDLYPEVADRLRHALGLQSRYERGETPPSWLCGGTLRDHLGPVTEVGFNALHQRMGYAMSHTQALTEQSRPAGSNNLFVAWETLTHAANPR; encoded by the coding sequence ATGCGAAGCCACCCCCACACCGGCCCCCACGCCCGCCCGCACCCCCACCGCCGTGCCCGCCGGGCGCTCGCCGCCGCCCTGCTGCTGGCCGTCCTCGGCGCCCTCGCCGGACTGCCCTCCGCGGGCCGGGCCGAGGCGGCGCCCAGCGCGTTCGTCCACCCCGGAGTCCTCGTCTCCCGCGGCCAGCTGGACTTCACCCGCGAGCAGGTCCAGGCCGGGGCCCAGCCATGGAAGGGCGCCTACGACCAGATGGCGGCGAGCAAGTACGCCTCGCTCACCCGTACGCCCAAGCCCCGGTCCGTCGTCGAGTGCGGCTCCTACTCCAACCCCAATCACGGATGCACCGACGAGCGCGAGGACGCCCTCGCCGCGTACACGCTCTCCCTCGCCTGGTACGTCACGAGGGACAGCCGCTACGCCCGGAAGGCGATCGAGATCATGGACGCCTGGTCGGCCGTCATCACCGACCACACCAACTCCAACGCCCCGCTCCAGACCGGCTGGGCCGGCTCCTCCTGGCCCCGTGCGGCAGAGATCATCCGCTACACCTACACGGGCTGGCCGCAGGACCGCGTCGACCGCTTCAAGACCATGCTCCGCACCGTCTACCTCCCCGAGGTCGCCAACGGCTCCCAGTCGAACGGCAACTGGGAGCTGAGCATGACCGAGGCCGCGATCGGCATCGCCGTCTTCCTGGAGGACCGGGCCGCGTACGACAAGGCCGTCGCCAAGTTCCGCGGGCGCGTCCCCGCGTACATCTACCTCGCCACCGACGGCAGCCTGCCGAAGGCCGCCCCGGGCAGCGGCCTGGACACCCGCGACGAGATCGTCCGCTACTGGCAGGGACAGACCACCTTCGTCGACGGCCTCACCCAGGAGACCTGCCGGGACCTCACCCACACCGGATACGGCCTGTCGGCCATCTCCCACATCGCCGAGACCGGTCGCATCCAGGGCCAGGACCTCTACCCGGAGGTCGCCGACCGGCTGCGCCACGCCCTCGGCCTCCAGTCGCGCTACGAGCGCGGCGAGACCCCGCCGAGCTGGCTGTGCGGTGGCACCCTCAGGGACCACCTCGGGCCCGTCACCGAGGTCGGCTTCAACGCCCTCCATCAGCGCATGGGTTACGCGATGTCCCACACCCAGGCGCTGACCGAGCAGAGCCGTCCGGCCGGTTCCAACAACCTCTTCGTCGCCTGGGAGACGCTCACCCACGCGGCCAACCCCCGCTGA
- a CDS encoding HAAS signaling domain-containing protein: MNAIDHPLVTAYLDAVARETSELPAERRAELLADLREHVEVSGAETDIQVRRVLDGLGDPRAVAGAALAEEPATAPAVRPGRTRLTVVLLAVAGLLVLFNSFVGAAAMLVGLALLWGSPQWSTRQKAIATVACAAVPFVVVLAVLSLYGSRIGPMELLVLAGLSLAVPVAGATVLSRAARR; encoded by the coding sequence ATGAACGCCATCGACCATCCACTGGTGACCGCCTACCTCGACGCCGTCGCCCGCGAGACCTCCGAACTCCCCGCCGAGCGCAGGGCCGAGCTGCTCGCCGACCTCCGCGAGCACGTCGAGGTCAGCGGCGCCGAGACGGACATCCAGGTCCGCCGGGTCCTGGACGGGCTGGGCGATCCCCGCGCCGTCGCCGGCGCCGCGCTGGCGGAGGAGCCGGCCACCGCACCGGCGGTCCGACCCGGCCGCACCCGCCTCACCGTGGTCCTGCTCGCCGTGGCCGGACTGCTGGTGCTGTTCAACTCGTTCGTCGGGGCGGCGGCCATGCTCGTCGGCCTGGCGCTGCTGTGGGGCTCCCCGCAGTGGAGCACCCGCCAGAAGGCGATCGCGACGGTCGCCTGCGCGGCCGTCCCGTTCGTCGTGGTCCTCGCCGTCCTGTCCCTTTACGGCTCCAGGATCGGGCCGATGGAGCTGCTGGTGCTCGCGGGGCTCTCGCTGGCCGTGCCGGTCGCCGGCGCCACGGTGCTGAGCCGGGCGGCGCGCCGCTGA
- a CDS encoding antibiotic biosynthesis monooxygenase, translating into MSLEHATVPADAGEVTLLIARRVEPGHEAAFEQWAKGILDSAAAFPGHLGYGLFRSSGGDAPWFLVHRFRDAEACRVWQESPERAAWFAHCEGHHHTEIARRKLTGMETWFAEPGSTRPAPPRWKMAISATLAIYPVSLLGGYFLVPRLTGLPLAVSTVLTACVFNVLMTYVTMPTVSRLLRGWLGR; encoded by the coding sequence GTGAGCCTTGAGCACGCGACCGTCCCCGCCGACGCCGGTGAGGTGACGCTGCTGATAGCCCGTCGGGTCGAGCCCGGCCACGAAGCCGCCTTCGAGCAGTGGGCGAAGGGCATTCTCGACAGCGCGGCCGCCTTTCCCGGGCATCTGGGTTACGGGCTCTTCCGTTCGTCCGGCGGTGACGCCCCGTGGTTCCTCGTCCACCGGTTCCGGGACGCGGAGGCCTGCCGGGTGTGGCAGGAGTCGCCGGAGCGTGCGGCCTGGTTCGCCCACTGCGAGGGGCACCACCACACCGAGATCGCGCGCCGCAAGCTGACGGGCATGGAGACGTGGTTCGCCGAGCCGGGCTCGACGCGTCCGGCGCCGCCCCGGTGGAAGATGGCGATCAGCGCGACCCTCGCGATCTACCCGGTCTCCCTGCTCGGGGGCTACTTCCTCGTCCCTCGGCTCACCGGGCTGCCCCTGGCAGTGAGCACCGTCCTGACCGCCTGCGTCTTCAACGTCCTGATGACGTACGTGACGATGCCGACGGTCAGCAGACTGCTGCGGGGGTGGCTCGGCAGATAG
- a CDS encoding alpha/beta hydrolase, translating into MTGTPRPAPAPPPPFDPELRVALGALGEAAREPYTPENLAARQERDAAARPRPTVEQLRADGRFEVAELRAPGGPGGPEVTLVSARPAGTDGPLPLLYYLHGGGMIMGNAWSVLPQLLRGWALPLESAVISVEYRLAPGTRYPGPLEDCYAGLVWAAANAAALGIDPDRIVIGGKSAGGGLAAALALLTRDRGGPAPVGQLLLSPMLDDRGDTFSSHQMAGVDTWDRSSNATAWQALLGDRYGTPDLPPHAAPARATDLSGLPPAYVEVGSAETFRDEAVAYADAIWRSGGQAELHVWPGAFHGFDTVAPGAALSRDARDARTRWLRRVLARAVQS; encoded by the coding sequence ATGACCGGCACCCCTCGCCCCGCACCGGCGCCCCCGCCCCCGTTCGACCCCGAACTGCGTGTGGCGCTCGGCGCCTTGGGGGAGGCGGCGCGGGAGCCGTACACGCCGGAGAACCTCGCCGCCCGGCAGGAGCGGGACGCGGCGGCGCGGCCCCGGCCGACCGTCGAACAGCTCCGGGCCGACGGGCGCTTCGAGGTGGCGGAGCTACGGGCGCCCGGCGGGCCCGGCGGCCCTGAGGTCACGCTGGTGAGCGCCCGCCCGGCCGGCACGGACGGCCCGCTGCCGCTGCTGTACTACCTGCACGGCGGCGGCATGATCATGGGCAACGCGTGGTCCGTCCTCCCGCAGCTGCTCCGCGGGTGGGCGCTCCCGCTGGAGTCGGCCGTGATCTCGGTCGAGTACCGCCTGGCACCGGGCACGCGGTACCCGGGACCGCTGGAGGACTGCTACGCGGGGCTCGTCTGGGCCGCCGCGAACGCCGCCGCTCTCGGCATCGACCCGGACCGCATCGTCATCGGCGGCAAGAGCGCCGGCGGCGGACTCGCCGCCGCGCTCGCCCTGCTCACCCGCGACCGCGGCGGACCCGCCCCGGTCGGGCAACTGCTCCTGAGCCCGATGCTCGACGACCGGGGCGACACGTTCTCCAGCCATCAGATGGCCGGTGTCGACACCTGGGACCGGAGCTCCAACGCGACCGCCTGGCAGGCGCTGCTGGGCGACCGGTACGGCACCCCGGACCTGCCGCCCCACGCGGCACCCGCGCGGGCGACCGACCTCTCCGGCCTGCCGCCGGCGTATGTCGAGGTCGGCTCCGCCGAGACGTTCCGGGACGAGGCAGTGGCCTACGCCGACGCGATCTGGCGGTCAGGCGGCCAGGCCGAACTCCACGTGTGGCCCGGCGCCTTCCACGGCTTCGACACCGTGGCCCCCGGTGCCGCCCTCAGCCGGGACGCGCGCGACGCCCGCACCCGCTGGCTGAGGCGCGTCCTCGCGAGGGCGGTGCAGAGCTGA
- a CDS encoding BlaI/MecI/CopY family transcriptional regulator — MRQLGELEAEIMDRLWSWGRPATAREVLNDLNKQRPLAYSTVKTVADILYGKGMLTREKDGRAWLYEPTCTRQQYTAARMQDALEGSPDTAGVMASFVEQISASEVEALRAALRAAKRRSES; from the coding sequence GTGCGTCAGTTGGGCGAGCTGGAGGCGGAGATCATGGACCGCCTGTGGTCCTGGGGCCGCCCCGCCACCGCGCGCGAGGTCCTCAACGACCTGAACAAGCAGCGCCCCCTCGCGTACAGCACGGTCAAGACCGTCGCCGACATCCTCTACGGCAAAGGCATGCTGACCCGTGAGAAGGACGGCCGCGCCTGGCTCTACGAGCCGACGTGCACCCGGCAGCAGTACACCGCCGCCCGCATGCAGGACGCCCTGGAGGGCAGCCCCGACACGGCCGGAGTGATGGCCAGCTTCGTCGAGCAGATCTCAGCGAGCGAGGTGGAGGCCCTGCGCGCCGCTCTGCGCGCCGCCAAGCGCCGGAGCGAGTCGTGA
- a CDS encoding M56 family metallopeptidase, whose translation MITAAVLAGYAVLVGAAAPHLLARARWPHRAPVLAAAVWLLLMVTFVVSAALAVYHLVMTEQHVHDGLTGLLSLCGLTEDTPAGAATDPTLRDSAVLLAPTGVVLLPVFWLLRTAWTARAERRRQLEALRLIGRSSTTYGATIVEHPVAAVYCLPARLARVVVTRGALDALDDEQLRAALAHERAHIDGRHHLVQMVLRAFARAFPKLPLARHGQEQTLLLLEMAADDHALRLHSRDALATALCEVAAGRVPRTALGMGGPSALIRLRRVLTPQPRPHGATRLGVALAAAGAPLFPMLLGCGPF comes from the coding sequence GTGATCACCGCCGCCGTGCTCGCCGGGTACGCCGTGCTCGTCGGCGCCGCCGCTCCCCACCTCCTGGCCCGGGCCCGCTGGCCGCACCGCGCGCCCGTCCTCGCCGCAGCGGTCTGGCTGCTGCTGATGGTCACCTTCGTCGTCTCGGCCGCACTCGCCGTCTACCACCTCGTGATGACGGAGCAGCACGTCCACGACGGTCTGACGGGCCTGCTCAGCCTCTGCGGACTCACCGAGGACACCCCGGCGGGCGCCGCCACGGACCCGACCCTCCGGGACTCCGCCGTCCTCCTCGCCCCGACCGGTGTCGTCCTCCTCCCCGTCTTCTGGCTGCTGCGCACGGCCTGGACGGCACGGGCCGAGCGGCGCCGTCAGCTCGAAGCGCTCCGGCTGATCGGCCGCTCCTCGACCACGTACGGGGCGACGATCGTCGAGCACCCCGTCGCCGCGGTGTACTGCCTCCCGGCGCGGCTGGCCCGCGTCGTCGTCACCCGGGGCGCCCTCGACGCCCTGGACGACGAGCAGTTGCGCGCCGCCCTCGCGCATGAACGCGCCCACATCGACGGCCGCCACCACTTGGTCCAGATGGTGCTGCGGGCGTTCGCGCGGGCGTTTCCGAAACTGCCGCTCGCCCGGCACGGGCAGGAGCAGACGCTGCTCCTCCTGGAGATGGCCGCGGACGACCACGCCCTGCGCCTGCACTCGCGGGACGCCCTCGCGACGGCGCTGTGCGAGGTGGCGGCGGGGCGCGTGCCCCGGACCGCCCTGGGGATGGGCGGCCCTAGCGCGCTGATCCGGCTGCGGCGGGTCCTCACCCCGCAGCCGCGGCCGCACGGCGCGACCCGGCTCGGCGTCGCCCTCGCGGCGGCCGGGGCCCCGCTGTTCCCGATGCTCCTCGGCTGCGGCCCCTTCTGA
- a CDS encoding C40 family peptidase, which produces MASHRRPKPSRPRYAGVLTTTAAAAVALSAQTAWADPAPDPRKKGVQAEIDRLYEAATQATEKFNGAKEKADALQKQVGTLQDATARKQGELNRLRDRVGSLAAAQYRGGGLDPSMRLMLSADPDTFLERASLQQRLGERDVNALQLFEAQRRELQQQRTEAARKLAELEATRGEQRRKKAEVQGKLEKARKLLNTLSAEERARIARAEDRADRAGARADLGNESSASSRAAAAFAAAKSRVGMPYVWGAAGPGSFDCSGLTSWAFRQANVTIPRTSQAQANVGTRIGSLGDLRPGDLIIMRTDLSHVGFYAGNGQILHSPKPGAQVRYESIARSGMPFMWGVRL; this is translated from the coding sequence GTGGCGTCCCACCGCCGTCCCAAGCCCTCACGCCCGCGCTACGCGGGTGTCCTCACGACGACCGCGGCTGCGGCCGTGGCCCTCTCGGCGCAGACCGCGTGGGCCGACCCCGCGCCCGACCCCCGGAAGAAGGGCGTGCAGGCCGAGATCGACCGGCTCTACGAGGCGGCCACGCAGGCGACGGAGAAGTTCAACGGAGCCAAGGAGAAGGCCGACGCGCTGCAGAAGCAGGTGGGCACCCTCCAGGACGCGACCGCCCGCAAGCAGGGCGAGCTCAACAGGCTGCGCGACCGGGTCGGTTCGCTCGCCGCCGCGCAGTACCGGGGCGGCGGGCTCGATCCGTCGATGCGGCTGATGCTCTCCGCGGACCCCGACACCTTCCTGGAACGCGCGAGTCTGCAGCAGCGCCTCGGCGAGCGGGACGTGAACGCGCTCCAGCTCTTCGAGGCGCAGCGCCGGGAGCTCCAGCAGCAGCGCACGGAGGCCGCGCGGAAGCTGGCCGAGCTGGAGGCCACCCGCGGTGAGCAGCGCCGCAAGAAGGCGGAGGTGCAGGGCAAGCTGGAGAAGGCCCGGAAGCTGCTGAACACCCTCTCCGCCGAGGAGCGGGCGCGGATCGCCCGGGCGGAGGACCGTGCCGACCGGGCGGGCGCCCGGGCCGACCTCGGCAACGAGTCGAGCGCGTCGTCGCGCGCCGCCGCCGCGTTCGCCGCGGCCAAGAGCAGGGTCGGGATGCCGTACGTGTGGGGGGCCGCCGGTCCGGGGTCCTTCGACTGCTCGGGGCTGACGTCGTGGGCCTTCCGGCAGGCGAACGTGACCATCCCCCGTACGTCCCAGGCGCAGGCGAACGTGGGCACCCGGATCGGTTCGCTCGGCGACCTGCGGCCGGGCGACCTCATCATCATGCGGACCGACCTGAGCCATGTGGGCTTCTACGCGGGCAACGGGCAGATCCTGCACTCCCCCAAGCCCGGGGCGCAGGTGCGGTACGAGTCGATCGCGCGCAGCGGGATGCCGTTCATGTGGGGCGTGAGGCTCTGA
- a CDS encoding MFS transporter: protein MTQRTETTAPAPVSAAASTGGTVRLGLRENRAQFVLLVVVTVAVGALVGLERTTVPLIGTEVFGLTSNLAVFSFIVAFGLTKALTNLAAGALTARFRRRQLLLAGWLAGVPVPFVLAWAPSWWWIVAANVLLGVNQGLTWSMTVNMKIDLVGPARRGLATGLNEAAGYVAVGASALLTGYLATRYGLRPAPELIGVVFIAAGLGLSLLAKDTGAHLALELARHPAPAGEAAKVSFAGAFARTSWRDRSLRGASQAGLVNNLNDGLTWGVFPLLFADHGLGIAAIGLIKGLYPLLWGFGQIPAGHLADRIGRKPLIVTGMLVQAGGLLVAPALLDRPLLAGLLSAVGLGIGTALVYPALIAAVSDRAHPSWRANALGTYRFWRDIGYAAGALLAGVLADAIGLDATVMVAAALTAASGLLAGRWMSGREKTPGTVPAPDAA, encoded by the coding sequence ATGACTCAGCGGACGGAGACGACCGCCCCCGCGCCGGTGTCGGCGGCCGCCTCCACGGGCGGCACGGTGCGGCTGGGACTGCGGGAGAACCGGGCGCAGTTCGTCCTGCTCGTCGTCGTCACCGTGGCGGTCGGCGCGCTCGTCGGCCTGGAGCGCACCACGGTCCCGCTGATCGGCACGGAGGTGTTCGGGCTCACCAGCAACCTGGCGGTCTTCTCGTTCATCGTGGCCTTCGGCCTGACCAAGGCGCTCACCAACCTCGCCGCCGGTGCCCTCACGGCCCGTTTCCGGCGCCGGCAGCTGCTGCTCGCCGGATGGCTGGCGGGCGTGCCGGTGCCCTTCGTGCTGGCGTGGGCGCCGTCGTGGTGGTGGATCGTGGCCGCGAACGTGCTCCTCGGCGTCAACCAGGGCCTGACCTGGTCGATGACGGTGAACATGAAGATCGACCTGGTGGGTCCCGCCCGCCGGGGCCTGGCCACCGGCCTGAACGAGGCCGCCGGCTACGTCGCCGTGGGCGCGTCCGCCCTGCTCACCGGCTACCTGGCCACCCGGTACGGGCTCCGCCCCGCCCCCGAACTCATCGGGGTCGTCTTCATCGCGGCGGGCCTCGGACTCTCCCTCCTGGCCAAGGACACGGGCGCCCATCTGGCACTCGAACTCGCCCGGCACCCCGCCCCGGCGGGGGAAGCGGCGAAGGTCTCCTTCGCCGGCGCCTTCGCCCGCACCTCCTGGCGGGACCGCTCGCTGCGCGGTGCGAGCCAGGCGGGCCTGGTGAACAACCTCAACGACGGCCTGACCTGGGGCGTCTTCCCGCTGCTCTTCGCCGACCACGGGCTCGGCATCGCCGCGATCGGACTGATCAAGGGGCTCTACCCGCTCCTGTGGGGCTTCGGGCAGATCCCGGCCGGCCACCTCGCCGACCGGATCGGGCGCAAGCCCCTGATCGTCACCGGCATGCTGGTCCAGGCGGGCGGCCTCCTGGTCGCGCCGGCGCTCCTCGACCGCCCCCTGCTCGCCGGGCTCCTCTCCGCCGTGGGCCTCGGCATCGGAACCGCGCTGGTCTACCCCGCGCTCATCGCCGCCGTCTCCGACCGGGCGCACCCCTCGTGGCGGGCGAACGCGCTCGGCACGTACCGCTTCTGGCGCGACATCGGCTACGCCGCCGGCGCCCTCCTCGCAGGCGTACTCGCCGATGCGATCGGCCTGGACGCGACCGTCATGGTGGCCGCCGCCCTGACCGCGGCCTCCGGTCTGCTCGCCGGGCGCTGGATGTCCGGCCGGGAGAAGACCCCCGGCACGGTTCCGGCACCCGACGCCGCGTGA